Below is a genomic region from Neisseria arctica.
CGCCGCTTTCCTGTGCGCTTAGATCGGGGTGGGCGGCACGTATTTCGGATAAGGTGTCTTGCAGGTTACGTCCTTCGGCAACAGCAGTGATGCTTTGTGCCGCCAGTTGCTGGGCCAGTGCCATACTCATAATTGTGTGCCTTTTTCAATCGTACGCCCTGCTGCAAAGGCGGAAATGTTCATGCGTTTACTACCCGCAGGCTGCAATTCTGTAATTTTCAGTGAGTTTTCACCGCAGGCAATAATCAGGCCGTCTGAATTAAATGCTAAAACTTCACCGGCTTTTCCGTTTTGTGCGGCGACTTCGGCTTGCCAAATTTTCAGTGGTTTGCCTTGGTAATCAATCCAGGCGACAGGAACGGGATTAAATGCACGGATTTTACGTGCGATGGTTTCGGCCGGCTCATGCCAATTGATTTTAGCATCTTCTTTGCTTAACTTTTGAGCATAGGTAATGCCTTGTTCGGCTTGCGGAATGCTTTTCAGGCGGCCTTCTTTCTGTAATTGTTGTAAATCAGCAACGATTGCATGAGCACCAATTTGCGCTAATGCATCATGTACTTCTGTTGCGGTGTCGGTATCGCCGATGGTGTAACGGTGTTCGCTAATCACGGCGCCTGTATCTAATCCGACATCCATCTGCATGATACAGACGCCGGTTTCTGTATCTCCTGCTTCGATAGCGCGTTGGATAGGTGCGGCACCGCGCCAACGGGGCAGTAGCGAGGCATGGATGTTCAGGCAGCCGTGCGGGGGAATATTTAAGACGGCTTCGGGCAAGATAAGGCCGTAGGCGGCAACAACCATTATGTCGGCATTTTGCTCTCGTAGCAGATTTTGCGCTTCTTCGTTACGTAAGGAGGCAGGCTGGGCAACCTTAAGCCCAAGTTCGAGGGCGGCTTGTTTGACAGGGCTGGCCTGTAGTTGCATGCCGCGGCCTTTAGGACGGTCGGGCTGGGTAAGAACCAGAGGAATTTCAAAACCTGCGGCAGCAATGGCCTTCAGGGCGTGGGCAGCGAAGTCGGGTGTACCTGCGAATATTACTTTCATATTTGGAGGGCCGTCTGAAAAATCGGTTAGAGATCGTGTTTGGCACGTTTTTTTAATTTGGTTTTGATACGGTTTTGTTTGAGGTTGGAAAGGTACTCGACAAATACCCGTCCCATCAGGTGGTCGAGTTCATGCTGGATGCAGATGGCGAGCAACCCGTCGGCTTCGAGAGTGAATTTTTCACCATTTTCATTGAGTGCCTCAACGGTTACGCGTTCGGCGCGAGTTACGATGTCGTAAATGCCGGGGACTGAAAGACAGCCTTCTTCATAAGTGGTTTCGCCGTCTTTGTGGGTAATGACGGGGTTGATAAATACGCGCGGTTCGCTGTGGTCTTCGGTTAAATCCATGACAACTACGCGTTCGTGTACATCGACTTGGGTAGCGGCTAAACCTATGCCATGAGAGGCATACATGGTTTCAAACATATCAGCAACCAAAGTTTTGATGCGGTCGTCGATTTCAGTTACCGGTTTGGCTACGGTATGCAAGCGTTCGTCGGGGTATTTTAAGATATTTAATAAAGCCATAATATTCTCATTTAAGGTGTTGCGTGCGTGGCAATTGTCGGGTTTTAAAGGCCGTCTGAAAATACTTTAAGTTATGATGACAAGTATTTTCAGTGTTAGAATACGATATTCCCGCCGAAATTTCTCAGCAGCTCGGATTCGGCGTAATTTTGTAATTTTAATGATGACAGTTTGATTGTTTTCAAGGGGAACGTCATGCAGAAACGTATTATAACCTTGCTTTGTGCTGTTGGCTTGGCAATTTCCATGCCTGTGTCGGCCGCCGAACTAAAAATCCGCCCTGATGCTCCGACCCGCTATACGGTAAAACCGGGTGATACTTTGTGGGGAATCTCGGGGCGTTATCTTTATACGCCGTGGCAATGGAACAAGCTTTGGGGTGCTAACCGCAGTGAAATCCGCAACCCTCATCGGATTTATCCTGGTCAAGTATTGGTATTGCAATATGTAAACGGTCAGCCGCGCCTAGGCTTTGACAGCGCATCTTATTCCGATGGTATTCCAACTGTAAAACTAACACCGCGTGTTCGCGAGATGTCGGCGGGTTACGGCATCCAAACGGTTAATGTTAATTTATACCGTATTTTTATGCAGCATCCGCAAGTGATTCCGCAAATGCAAACCCAAGATGCGCCGCGTTTGATTGAAGGTCCGGATAACCGTATGCTCTATAGCAGGGGAGACCGTGTCTATGCTTACGGGGTGAAAGAGCCGGGCCGTTATTTGGTATACCGCGCACGTAAAGATATTTTGGATCCGGAAACACAAAAATATCTTGGGCAGGAGGTGGTATTTAGCGGTATTGTCAGCACCCTGCCTTATACGAACAGCGCTTTGGAAACCCGTAGCGAAAAAGATACGGCCTATCTTTCTGAAAACGAATACTATACCCGAGTACATCCTTTAGTGAAGGTACCAACCCAAACTGCGCAACCGATGGTGGTGGAAGAGGCGGTATCTGAAATACGCAAAGGTGATTTTCTATTGAAAATGACTGACGAAGGCGATAGTTTCCAAATGATGCCGCATGCCCCCGAGCAGCCGGTTGATGCGCGTGTGGTGTCTATTTTTGACGGTATCGGCGAAGCGGGGCAGTTCCAAACGATCACGCTCAATCGCGGTGAGGCCGACGGTTTGGATAAGGGAACGGTTTTGAGTCTTTATAAGCGTGGCCGTCAAGTGAAATTGGATTTGGAAGAAAACGCCAAAGGGCGCCGAAGCGTTGCAAAATATGTGTCGATTCCCGCTGAAGAGGTTGGTTTGGCGATGGTATACCGAACCGGCGAAAACTTGGCCTCCGCTATTATTTTAGAAACCAAAACCAACATCAGTATTGGTGATGTGGTGGCCGAGCCGGGTCGGGATTTGGACAATATGTTACAAGATGGCCGTCATGTGAAAAACGAGCCGCAAGAATCACATAGTTACGAATACAACCAATACAATATTAAAAGCAATATTCGTTCGGATTAATTAGTTTGTAATACGAAAGGCCGTCTGAAATTCAGACGGCCTTTTTTATTTACATTCACTACGCATATTTAAAGTATAATATAACTTTAGTTATATATGACAAATAAATAAAAATCCATGTACTATTTCATAATAGTTATTTGATTTTTTTAAATATAATTTAAATTATTGGTTGTTGGTAGATATAGGGGAATATTATCGAACCTTGGCGGATATATTTATTCTGAATGAACCAGCAATTTTTGATAATTAAATGTTAAAAAATAATACTTGGGGAAAAGTATGGATCTTATGGAACGGGAATCGTGGGTAAGATTGGCGCTCACTCCTTACATAGGAGCGGAGCGCTTTTTGGCTTTACTTAAGCGTTTTGGAAGTGCTTCTGCTGCTTTGTCCGCACCATTGGTCCAAGTGCGCGATATTTTGAATCATAGGTTGGCCGAGCAAGCATGGGATGATGCGCAGGGGAAAGCACAAAGGGCGGCAGAAGCCGCTTTAAAGTGGGAAGATCAGGATGGATGCCGTTTAATGCTGCTATGCGACGAAGATTACCCGTCAATTTTGACTGAAGGGATTACTCCTCCTCCTTTACTTTTCTTGCGGGGAAACCAGGATTATTTGCATTGTTCTGCGGTAGCCATTGTCGGCAGCCGCCATGCGACACCTCAGGCCATAAGGATTGCGCGTGATTTTGCCGAAGAATTGAGCGGTTGCGGTGTTGTTGTGGTATCAGGTATGGCAGCGGGGATTGATACTGCCGCGCATCAGGGGGCACTTAAACGGAGCGGCGGTACGATAGCCATATGGGGCACAGGTATGGATTTCATCTATCCGCGTAGTAATCAGGCTTTGGCTTATCAAATAGCCGAGCAGGGATTAATTATCAGTGAGTTTCCGCTAGGTACACGTTCTCTTGCCGGGAATTTCCCGCGTCGTAATCGTATTATCGCCGCTTTGGCACAGGCAACATTGGTTGTGGAGGCGGCTCCCGAATCAGGTTCGTTGATCACCGCACGTTTGGCGGCAGAAATGGGGAGGGAGGTAATGGCCGTTCCAGGTTCAATTGATAATCCCCGCAGCAAAGGTTGTCATAAGCTGATTAAAGAGGGTGCTAAATTAGTAGAGTGTTTAGATGATATTGTGCAAGAGTGCCCCCGGCTGTTGCAAAAACAGCTGATGTCATCATATTCTATATATAAGCAAAGCTACAGCGAAACAGAATCGGCTGTGCAGCAACCATCTAGTGTATCGACACCTAGTCCTGCATCAATTAATGTAGAAATGAATTCTAAGGCTGATGCACTATTGGATGCTATGGGTTATGATGCAGTCCATCCCGATAGTTTGGCACTGGCAACAAGCTTGCCGGCAGATGAGATTTATGCACGCCTGCTTGAGTTGGAATTAGAAGGTGTGATCGCATCTATGCCGGGTGGGCGTTACCAACGTATAAAGAGAAATCATTAAGGAAATATAATGGCAGAAATGGCTGAGGTCATCGCCTTTTTAATTGAACAGTATCAGGATTTTGAGGCTTGCCCGCCTCCTGATGACTTAGGGCGGATTTTAGAAGATGTGGGTTTTGATGAAGCACAAATCCATAATGCCCTGATGTTATTAGGCGTGTTGTCCGATAGTGAAGGATCTACGGTTCATGCATATCGTTCTGATGCCTTACGTATCTATACTGCGGAAGAGGCGGATGTGTTACCCTCGGACGTGATGGGCTTGCTACATTTCTTGCAAGCCGAAGGTGCGGTAAATGGGGAGCAGCGTGAGTTTGTAATTCATGCTCTTTTGCATATGCCGCCGGAAGAAATTACGGTGGATATGGCTAAGGTGTTAACCTTGCTGGTGTTGTGGGCGCATAAATCAGAACTTCCGGTATTGATTGGTGATGAATTGATGATGGCACTGCACGGTAAAGCCGTGATGCATTAAATTTAGGTCAGGCGTCGCCTAAATACAGATAATTTCAGACGGTCTAGGTATATAAAAAGGCCGTCTGAAACCAAATTGGGTACAAGCAAAATCAAGTATTTAAAGTGCATTGGCGAAAATACCGCTGCTGCGATTGATTTGATTATATTAAAGATGTGAGTTGCGCTGCTTGATATTTCCTTCTAAAGATAAAGCAACTCCGAACGAAGAAACCTGAGAACAGAGAATGGCTAAAAAATTATTGATTGTCGAATCACCTTCAAAAGCCAAAACATTGAAAAAATATTTAGGCAGTGATTTTGAAATCCTTGCCTCTTATGGTCATGTGAGAGATTTGGTGCCGAAAAACGGGGCCGTTGATCCTGACAATGATTTTGCAATGAAATATCAATTGGTGGCTCGAAACAGTAAGCATGTCGATGCTATTGTGGCTGCGGCTAAAGAGGCCGAAAGCTTGTATCTCGCAACCGACCCGGATAGGGAAGGTGAGGCTATCTCTTGGCATTTGCAGGAAATTCTAAAAAGCAAGCGCGGTTTGAAAAATATCAAACCGCAGCGAGTAGTGTTTCATGAAATCACCAAAAATGCCGTTTTGGATGCGATTGCGAATCCTCGTGAATTAGAGGTTAACTTAGTCGATGCCCAACAGGCACGACGTGCGTTGGATTATTTGGTTGGTTTTAATCTTTCTCCGCTGTTGTGGAAAAAAATCCGTCGAGGCCTTTCTGCTGGGCGTGTGCAAAGCCCAGCCTTGCGTTTGATTTGTGAGCGCGAAAACGAAATTAAAGCATTTGAAGAGCAAGAGTATTGGAGTATTCACTTAGATAGTCATAAAGGCCGCGGTAAGTTTACGGCTAAATTGGCACAATATAAAGGCGAAAAAGTTGAGCAGTTTACATTTGTCGATGAGGCTGCTCAGGCGGGAGTATTGAAAAATCTTGAGGGATTTGATGCCCAAGTTGTTGGCGTAGAAAAGAAAAAACGCAGTCGAAATCCTTCGGCCCCTTTTACTACCTCTACTATGCAACAAGACGCAGTCCGTAAGCTAGGTATGACAACCGACCGCACTATGCGTACCGCACAGCAATTGTATGAAGGTATAGATGTCGGGCAAGGGGCAATCGGTTTGATTACCTATATGCGTACCGATAGCGTAACGCTGTCTGATGAAGCGCTCACCGAAATCCGCCATTACATTGAAAATAAAATAGGTAAGGATTATCTTCCCAGTAGTGCCAAACAATATAAAACTAAGTCGAAAAATGCCCAAGAGGCACATGAGGCTATCCGTCCGACATCGGTATACCGTACCCCTGAAAGCGTAAAACCTTTTTTGAGTGCAGATCAATTCAAATTATATCAAATGATTTGGCAGCGCACTGTCGCTTGTCAGATGGCTCCGGCTAAGTTTGATCAAACTACAGTTGATATTGCTGTAGGTGAAGGTGTGTTCCGCGTAACCGGCCAAGTACAGACATTTGCAGGTTTTCTGAGCGTTTACGAAGAAGGTACTGATGAAGGTAATGAAGGTGAAGATGAGAAAAAGTTGCCTGAAATGAAAGAAGGCGACAAGTTGCCGGTTGACCGCCTTTATGGAGAGCAGCATTTCACCAGCCCGCCTCCGCGTTATAACGAAGCGACTTTGGTGAAAGCATTGGAAGAATTCGGTATTGGTCGCCCTTCTACTTATGCCAGTATTATTTCAACGTTAAAAGAACGTGAATATGTTACGCTCGATCAAAAACGTTTTATGCCTACGGATACTGGAGATATCGTCAACAAATTCTTAACCGAGCATTTCGCCCAGTACGTTGATTACCATTTTACCGCTAAGCTTGAAGACCAATTAGATGATATTGCTAACGGTAAACGCAAGTGGGTGCCGGTCATGAGCCAGTTTTGGAAAGGCTTCAGTAAACAAGTTGAAGAAAAAGAAGGTATCGAGCGAGCTAAATTTACAACCGAAGAGTTGGATGAGATCTGTCCTAAATGCGGCAACCACAAATTGCAAATCAAATTTGGGCGTATGGGGAGGTTTGTTGCCTGCGCGGGTTACCCCGAATGTAGTTATACCCGTAATGTTAATGAAAATGCGGAACAGGCGGCGGAACGTATAGCCAAAGAAGCTGAGGAGCAGGCCGAATTAGACGGACGTGAATGCCCGAAATGCGGAGGCGGTTTAGTATATAAATACAGTCGAACCGGCAGTAAATTTATCGGGTGTTCAAACTATCCGAAGTGTAAGCATATAGAACCTTTAGAGAAGCCTAAAGATACTGGTGTTGCTTGCCCGCAATGTCAAAAG
It encodes:
- the dprA gene encoding DNA-processing protein DprA; the encoded protein is MDLMERESWVRLALTPYIGAERFLALLKRFGSASAALSAPLVQVRDILNHRLAEQAWDDAQGKAQRAAEAALKWEDQDGCRLMLLCDEDYPSILTEGITPPPLLFLRGNQDYLHCSAVAIVGSRHATPQAIRIARDFAEELSGCGVVVVSGMAAGIDTAAHQGALKRSGGTIAIWGTGMDFIYPRSNQALAYQIAEQGLIISEFPLGTRSLAGNFPRRNRIIAALAQATLVVEAAPESGSLITARLAAEMGREVMAVPGSIDNPRSKGCHKLIKEGAKLVECLDDIVQECPRLLQKQLMSSYSIYKQSYSETESAVQQPSSVSTPSPASINVEMNSKADALLDAMGYDAVHPDSLALATSLPADEIYARLLELELEGVIASMPGGRYQRIKRNH
- the def gene encoding peptide deformylase; translation: MALLNILKYPDERLHTVAKPVTEIDDRIKTLVADMFETMYASHGIGLAATQVDVHERVVVMDLTEDHSEPRVFINPVITHKDGETTYEEGCLSVPGIYDIVTRAERVTVEALNENGEKFTLEADGLLAICIQHELDHLMGRVFVEYLSNLKQNRIKTKLKKRAKHDL
- a CDS encoding DUF494 family protein; amino-acid sequence: MAEVIAFLIEQYQDFEACPPPDDLGRILEDVGFDEAQIHNALMLLGVLSDSEGSTVHAYRSDALRIYTAEEADVLPSDVMGLLHFLQAEGAVNGEQREFVIHALLHMPPEEITVDMAKVLTLLVLWAHKSELPVLIGDELMMALHGKAVMH
- a CDS encoding LysM peptidoglycan-binding domain-containing protein — its product is MQKRIITLLCAVGLAISMPVSAAELKIRPDAPTRYTVKPGDTLWGISGRYLYTPWQWNKLWGANRSEIRNPHRIYPGQVLVLQYVNGQPRLGFDSASYSDGIPTVKLTPRVREMSAGYGIQTVNVNLYRIFMQHPQVIPQMQTQDAPRLIEGPDNRMLYSRGDRVYAYGVKEPGRYLVYRARKDILDPETQKYLGQEVVFSGIVSTLPYTNSALETRSEKDTAYLSENEYYTRVHPLVKVPTQTAQPMVVEEAVSEIRKGDFLLKMTDEGDSFQMMPHAPEQPVDARVVSIFDGIGEAGQFQTITLNRGEADGLDKGTVLSLYKRGRQVKLDLEENAKGRRSVAKYVSIPAEEVGLAMVYRTGENLASAIILETKTNISIGDVVAEPGRDLDNMLQDGRHVKNEPQESHSYEYNQYNIKSNIRSD
- the topA gene encoding type I DNA topoisomerase, which gives rise to MAKKLLIVESPSKAKTLKKYLGSDFEILASYGHVRDLVPKNGAVDPDNDFAMKYQLVARNSKHVDAIVAAAKEAESLYLATDPDREGEAISWHLQEILKSKRGLKNIKPQRVVFHEITKNAVLDAIANPRELEVNLVDAQQARRALDYLVGFNLSPLLWKKIRRGLSAGRVQSPALRLICERENEIKAFEEQEYWSIHLDSHKGRGKFTAKLAQYKGEKVEQFTFVDEAAQAGVLKNLEGFDAQVVGVEKKKRSRNPSAPFTTSTMQQDAVRKLGMTTDRTMRTAQQLYEGIDVGQGAIGLITYMRTDSVTLSDEALTEIRHYIENKIGKDYLPSSAKQYKTKSKNAQEAHEAIRPTSVYRTPESVKPFLSADQFKLYQMIWQRTVACQMAPAKFDQTTVDIAVGEGVFRVTGQVQTFAGFLSVYEEGTDEGNEGEDEKKLPEMKEGDKLPVDRLYGEQHFTSPPPRYNEATLVKALEEFGIGRPSTYASIISTLKEREYVTLDQKRFMPTDTGDIVNKFLTEHFAQYVDYHFTAKLEDQLDDIANGKRKWVPVMSQFWKGFSKQVEEKEGIERAKFTTEELDEICPKCGNHKLQIKFGRMGRFVACAGYPECSYTRNVNENAEQAAERIAKEAEEQAELDGRECPKCGGGLVYKYSRTGSKFIGCSNYPKCKHIEPLEKPKDTGVACPQCQKGHLVERKSRYGKLFYSCSTYPDCNYATWNPPIAESCPKCNWPVLTIKTTKRWGVEKVCPQKECGWKEQIEAPESKE
- the fmt gene encoding methionyl-tRNA formyltransferase, encoding MKVIFAGTPDFAAHALKAIAAAGFEIPLVLTQPDRPKGRGMQLQASPVKQAALELGLKVAQPASLRNEEAQNLLREQNADIMVVAAYGLILPEAVLNIPPHGCLNIHASLLPRWRGAAPIQRAIEAGDTETGVCIMQMDVGLDTGAVISEHRYTIGDTDTATEVHDALAQIGAHAIVADLQQLQKEGRLKSIPQAEQGITYAQKLSKEDAKINWHEPAETIARKIRAFNPVPVAWIDYQGKPLKIWQAEVAAQNGKAGEVLAFNSDGLIIACGENSLKITELQPAGSKRMNISAFAAGRTIEKGTQL